The Candidatus Polarisedimenticolia bacterium sequence TCGACCTACGACCGCGGCTTCGAGCTGTCCCTGAGCAATTTCGTCATTCCCAAGAAACTGAGCCTGTACGGCGGCGGCTCCAAGGTCTACGGTGAGTTCAACGACTCCTGGGAGTACGCGGTCGGCGCCAAGTGGCATCCCGTCAACACCGAGCGCTTCTGGTTGACCGCCGAAGCGATGAAGGTCCACAGGGTCCCCTACAGCGGAGCCTTTACGCCGTATACCGCCGGGCTGGACGGCTGGGTGGCGATGCTCCAGGGGGTCATCGCCTTCTGAACATTCGGGCCGACCTGAGCCGTCGACCGGCTATGGGCACACGTTGGAGATGGGCCGGGACTGGATCGATCCGATCACCGATGCTGTGCGCTATACTACGGGCGAACCAACGCCAACGTGAAAACCCCGTGCCGTGGAATGCTTTGGGCGAACGATCGCTGGCATGAGGGGACACGCACTGAACTGAGCGTTTCTGCATGTCGGATGATTTCCCCGACGTCATCCAGAGCGAGGCGCGCCTCGAAGCGCTGAGGCGGACGTCACTACTCGACTCCCCGCCCGAGGAGGCGTTCGACCGGCTGACGCGGACGGCCACGACCGCGCTCCGCGTGCCAATGTCGATCGTCTCCCTCGTCGATCGTGACCGGCTGTTCTTCAAGAGCCAGAGCGGGCTGGGCGAGCCGTTCGCTTCGCTGCGGCACGGTCCGGTGCAGCATTCGTTCTGCCAGCATGCGGTCCGCACCCGCGAGACCCTCGTGGTGCCGGACTCCCGGAGGAATCCCGCCTTTGAGCGCTACCCCGCCATCTCCGGGCTGGGGGCGATCGCCTACGCCGGAGTCCCGCTCATCACATCCGAAGGATACGCCGTGGGGACGTTCTGCGTCGTCGACGAGCGGCCGCGTGACTGGACGGAGGAAGAGCTCAGCATCCTGCGCGTGCTGGCGAACTGCGCGATGTCGGAAATCGAAATGCGGCGTATCGTCCAGGAGCTGCGGAGCCTGACCACGAACCTGCAGGGACTGGTGGAGTCCCGGACCGCGGCGCTGAAGGCATCAGAGGAGCGCCAGCGGATGCTGCTCGACGTCAACAACGCCATCGTGACCTGTCGTGACCGCGATTCCCTGTTCAGTGCGGTCGCCGCCGCGCTGGCGCGTGTGGCTCCGTTCGACCGCGCCTCGCTCGCCCTTTACGATCCGATCAAGGACGTCTTCAAGGTGATGGTTGTGGCGGAGCCCGAGCCGTTACCTTCCATCATTCCAGCGGACTGGCCTCGACAGGGATCCCGCGCCGGCTGGGTCCTCGAACACGGCGTGCCGCTCCTGACGACAGACCATCGCGATCCGCCATGGTTCGCCGAGCATCCGGCGCTGCTCGAGAAGGGGCTCCTCTCCGCCGTTACCGCTCCCCTGACGATTAAGGGGAAGATCCTCGGCACGATGAACGTGGCCAGCCTCAAGCCCGCCCGGTACTCGGCTGATGAAGCCTCGCTGATCGGCGGCGTGGCCGAGCAGGTGGCACTCGCCATCGAGAATCTCCTGGCATACGAGGAGATCGCCGCCCTCAAAGCGCGCCTCGAGGAGGAGAACCTGTACCTCCAGGAGGAGGTCCGATCGGAGGCCGCCTTCGGCGACGTCGTCGGCGAGTCGCCGGCCATGCTCGACATCCTCGCGAAGGTGCGCGTGGTGGCTAAAACCGACTCCACGGTGCTGGTCACCGGCGAGACGGGGACCGGCAAGGAGCTCATTGTCCGCGCCATCCACAGCCTCAGCCACCGCAAGGACAAGATCCTGGTGAAGGTGAACTGCGCCGCCCTGCCGGCCGGTGTCATCGAAAGCGAGCTGTTCGGCCACGAGAGGGGTGCCTTCACCGGAGCGCTCACGCGCAAGGCAGGCCGGTTCGAGCTCGCCAATCGAGGCACGCTCCTTCTCGACGAGGTGGGCGACCTTCCCTTGGACCTTCAAGCGAAGCTCCTACGCGTGCTGCAGGAAGGCGAATTCGAGCGCGTCGGTGGGACGCAATCGTTGAAAGTGGACGTGCGGATCGTCGCGGCCACCAACCGGGATCTCGAGCGCGCCGTCGCTGAGGAGCGGTTCCGAGCCGATCTCTATTACCGGCTCAACGTCATCCCGATCGCAATTCCCCCCTTGAGGAAGCGCCCGGAGGACATCCCGCGACTCGCCCGGCATTTCGTCATGGTCTTCTCGTCGAAGATGGGCAAGCCCGTCGGCAAGCTGGATGCGGAGGCGCTGGAGAAGCTGACTGCGTACTCCTGGCCCGGAAACGTCCGGGAGCTGCAGAACGTCATCGAGCGGGCGGTCATCCTGTCGTCGCCGGGACGCCTCGTACTCGGCGACGTCCTGACCACGACGTCGGCCGCGGGGAGCCCGAAGCAGGCAACGCAGAGCCTCGAGGAGACCGAGCGACAGCACATCGTCTCGGTCCTCGAAAGGACCGGCTGGCGTGTCAGCGGCGAGCGCGGCGCCGCAGAGATCCTGGGCCTCAAGCGAACGACCCTGGAGGCCCGCATGAAGAGACTCGGAATCCACCGCCAAATCTGATCGAGAACACTCGACGGCGCGCCTTGCGCACCCGATGGTGGCGTGTCGCTCCGGCACCGTTGATCCACCGCGGCCTCCCGAGACCACGGCGAAAGACAGGACGCTCGGGGAGACCGCGACTGAGGTCACGGTCACCGTCGATGACCTTCCGACCCACGGTCCGCCGACGCCTGGTTTCGATCGCATGGCCATCGCCGAGCGTCTGCTCTCGGCCTTCGACCGACACGGGCCGCGGCGTCACGGCGCCAGGTGGACACAGCGGAGCAACTCATGGAAGCGCGGGTCCTGGCGCAGCGGGTCGTAGATCGGATCCACCCTCAGCGACACGAGGAAACCCGAGTGATTCTCGCAGGCCTGCTCCAAGGCGGCGAGCGCCTCGTCGTTGAGGCCCATCCCGAGATAGGCCGTCGAGCGCAACTGAAATGGATTCAACTTCCACTGCCGGTTCGATTCCTCCATTCGTGAGAACGCGCGCCGCGCCTCCTCGACATTCCCGGAGCGCCCTTGCACATAGGCCGTCAGCGCATGGAGCCACGGCCCTTCCCCGATCTCTATCCACTTCTGGATTTGTCCCAGCGCTTCGGCGTACTGCCCCCGCTGCGCGTACACGT is a genomic window containing:
- a CDS encoding sigma 54-interacting transcriptional regulator — its product is MSDDFPDVIQSEARLEALRRTSLLDSPPEEAFDRLTRTATTALRVPMSIVSLVDRDRLFFKSQSGLGEPFASLRHGPVQHSFCQHAVRTRETLVVPDSRRNPAFERYPAISGLGAIAYAGVPLITSEGYAVGTFCVVDERPRDWTEEELSILRVLANCAMSEIEMRRIVQELRSLTTNLQGLVESRTAALKASEERQRMLLDVNNAIVTCRDRDSLFSAVAAALARVAPFDRASLALYDPIKDVFKVMVVAEPEPLPSIIPADWPRQGSRAGWVLEHGVPLLTTDHRDPPWFAEHPALLEKGLLSAVTAPLTIKGKILGTMNVASLKPARYSADEASLIGGVAEQVALAIENLLAYEEIAALKARLEEENLYLQEEVRSEAAFGDVVGESPAMLDILAKVRVVAKTDSTVLVTGETGTGKELIVRAIHSLSHRKDKILVKVNCAALPAGVIESELFGHERGAFTGALTRKAGRFELANRGTLLLDEVGDLPLDLQAKLLRVLQEGEFERVGGTQSLKVDVRIVAATNRDLERAVAEERFRADLYYRLNVIPIAIPPLRKRPEDIPRLARHFVMVFSSKMGKPVGKLDAEALEKLTAYSWPGNVRELQNVIERAVILSSPGRLVLGDVLTTTSAAGSPKQATQSLEETERQHIVSVLERTGWRVSGERGAAEILGLKRTTLEARMKRLGIHRQI